The Leptidea sinapis chromosome 17, ilLepSina1.1, whole genome shotgun sequence genome contains the following window.
tctactgtcagtaattagctgtcaataatctgaagctgtcccaatatacccgataagtcattcttatcgccttatattgggtcgcgtgaattgaaatttctatacaaacttctatctctggtaagctatacgtcgtcccattgacagacagcgtgtacggataaagtgattgaccgtcgataagtttattgggacagaaaagtcaacgatagttacgatttttatctcaagtaggccacaaccggagaaagactgaatattgggaacggccgtaaggagaaaagtgtacttaggtacctacattgtctttaagcacacttttgccgttggtcctattaaatttttttttatacgtaaGAAGACaaacatacgggtcacctgatgttaagtgaggAATACAGGAATTactagaggaatcactggagcatCGCCAACCTTGTCATCAAAtccaaatcactttattcattagGTCAAGGGAATCACACGTATGAATATCAAAACTTTCCTTTTTCTTtgtacatttaccaccacttcagaAGAGGTTGAGCTTAAAATacaagaagtggcaagaaactcattgccgctattttaaatcaacattgaCAACAACTTCATggtttacagatcatttcaattataatatatgtgaagtgatgcaacaaaaataggGAGGTGTACGCGGTTTGTTTAAGGAACTCATGTCGTGCCATTGTGGGAACACCgtgcaaggaagctcattccatcgTTTGGTTGTTCCCATGTGGCAGAAAGCTCTCTGAAAACGGCACTGAGGAGGAAACCacacgccacatatccagataaTACATGACAATACGGAACGatacgagcatgacgttcagttgaaagtaatcgatacgccctgccgattaaaATGCAATGcggcttaggattcttgaaaaacccaaaaaatcagagcgctcgtcaccttgagacataagatgttaagtcccatttgcccagtaatttcctaagctacggcgccctacagaccgaaacgcaataatgcttcacggcagatagaCGCTGTTGtggcccataatctagccggcatcctgtgcaaaggagccaccaaCTGTTATCTAAGTTTGTGGCGTTCCGTGCAAAGGTTAATCACACCCcattataaatgcggtagaagacacaacaTGAAgccacgtctctacgcaacgcgcACGCaataattcgagcagctcttcGGTGCACGCAGTCACATCGTTGGTGACAAGACCTGCCTTTTGTAGTGTTTGAATGTGgaccattttatttattgtggtCTAATTTATGTGACGGCGTGCGCTCGCATCGGACAAATTGACTctagtaattattttttcatttctcacACTCGGAAAGCAACggtttgatctgattattgggtagaaaatgttgcttccctccacagagaggggaaaactcatacaaattgcTTCCCACCTAAgagccggaatgaactttaaaaatagaactgctgtcagctgtgaagagtttcatgtaaaaaaacaactaattataaaagtgctgcggccatgtgattttctaaacagccagtgtgaactaagcacaaacttctttgagcggaataagccgcaacaattacgcggtgagttccatttttaaaattcaaaaagtcaacataaattgtcctaatttgacaattaattttaaataggtactactaatattattacatattatctatgaatagtttagatacACAAATAgctttattttcctcatattcgaaatgaaaagtagagtgctTACGcgggtaaaaaaatcaattcctactcggactatagcctagtctaaatacctcgggaactgattctttcgaccctcggttaacaatctactatttccacacgcgccaaaagaagtataataatcaaaaaatagCAGCGTTTTAGAATTGGCCAAACAGACAGGACGGACCAAAGGTATAGTTGGTGAAGTTAGAAGAGTATCACGAGCAGCCAGCTGAGACACGCAATAGGGACACTGTGTACAATTAATAAGAGGGCAGTAGGCGCAAGAAATAACCTCTCGATATCAAATTAATTAGCCGAACTCTCCACACGATAACACTATCGCGACTAATTGGTAGCAGTTAGCACAGTTCGCGACGAGTTATTGCATTCGCCGCGCCCAACAAACAATGTAACAAACAACACAAACATAACTCCGTGATAGATTGCAACTCTTGTAAACAATCGCCCGACCtgtgtttatttatatgataaaccttttctttatggaaaaggcggacaaacgtgcgtacgggtcagttagtgttaagagatcaccgccgcccactttctcttgcaacaccagagcaatcacaggatTGGTTGGTTGGTGGGTTGGTtaggttgccggcctttaaggaaggtgtacgcgcttttttttgtagataagcacccatgtcgtatcgtcccggaaacaccgcacaaggaagttcattccacagctttgtagtacgtggaagaaagctccttgaaaaccgcactgtggacgaccTTTCACGAAGATAGATTTACTGAAGTAAACTCGCTTCAGGCGCGACAAATATGACGGAAGTAACGCCGTGTACGTTATTCAATGAATGACCgaatgataatatttaaaaaaaaatcaaattttgataGTCCCTTAGATAAATCATACGGCTctatctagatagagccttttgctgctagataacatataaaaacagGCAAGGTTTATTATTGTTGTGTGCGTAactagctacgtcttacactcgcgatttgtatgtcactttgagtAAGTGTGagtgcattactcaaaatagtaGTTAACTATCAACCTCATTCATTTTTTCCCACAATCATGTTCACAGCTGTCTCAgtctatccagacgtataaatcatctaaggCCCTAGTGTTCCTCAAACTGTAAATGGAATTTTGAGCTAGCAGCCTCATTACTGTAAAATGattatcttatattttattaagataataatattattgatccctgccgccaaattccgccgatgtgtggcggtcctccacaatgcggttttcaaggagctttcttccacgtactacaaagctgtggaatgagcttccttgtgcggtgtatccggaacgaaacgacatgggtacctttataAAAGGCGCgtatacttttctaaaaggcaggcaacgatcctgtgattcctttggtgtcgcaagagaatgtgggcggcggtgatcattgaACATcgggtgacctgtacgctcctCTAGGAGGACAAACCGTCCTCtcccatacaaaaaaaaaccacatTATTATGCCATTATATTTTAACCTTACTCgcaaaagaaggaggttctcaatgcATCTCTATTTTATATTCATGTGTGTGTCTTACTCCATTTCTCCGCAAAATGTGAACAGATTTTAACGCAATTATCAATGGTGCtcctgttaattttattttaagtctaTCACGGACCTAAAGGTGGAAAAATGAGGGATAGATTTTCAATTATCTCAATAACTTTAGCTAATTATGAacggattaaaaaaaaatagcatattattatttattaaatactagctgacccagcaaacgttgtattatcatataaagtaataagaaaaaaaattggggcataaaaaatagatgacgaccgattctcagacctaccaaatattaaatcgtacataaaatctaccaactatggtaggtagctaaaattaagtttctttttaCCTCCGGAGAacgatacaaagattctaattagttattaattttaaattattctttcgaTTTGTGATtgtgaacgacgggggacacatcaaagcaCAAAGACACATTAATTCCGTACATTTTCGTAttcattcaccttttaaaccttctctggacttccacaaataatgcaagacctaaattggccaaatcggtccagccgttctcgagttttagcgagactaacgaccagaaattcatttatatatatatactagtggacccgacagacgtcctgtacacacgtctgaaatttgaaaaatcggtccatccgttcAGGAGTTCACCAACATACACATGAGGAGGAGAATTAtgtaatatggacggaattgagaatctaaaccaatctcaaattcactgaaacaaacaaaaaaatcatcaaaatcggtccagccctttaggaggtagtttaattgtgaatctaaaccattctcgaatccacctgaaaaCGCACACCATTCtaaaattcactggaacacacaaaaatatcatcaaaatcgatccagccgtttaggagatagttcaattgtgaatctaaaccatcctcgaatccacctgaagacacacagaaagtttcatcaacatcggaccagccgtctaggaggagttcagtgacatacacacgcacacaagaaatatatatatagagagatatatatatatatatatagagatatatatatatagatttaaattatttagtgaAATTTTATTCACGTGTACAGGTTAAggttttaaattagttttactTCGACACGGCGTATTGGTTCGAGCAATCTAACAGTCGGGTTCTTTATGAATAAAGCTTGTAATGTGTTACGTCACCAACATTCCATCAATGgttcaatataattatattaacgaCAATGACGCTCTACACTTACAGAAGCGCACCCTGACGTCACCGTCTAGTATTTTTTTAGGGATATATATCCCTAAaaacggcgcgtatttctgcggtgaagcagtaatgcgtaaacattactgtgtttcggcaaatgagacttgacatcttatgtctcaaggtgacgagcgcagtaatagtgctactcagaatttttaggttttccaAGGATAGTAATGgaaagggcgtatcaattatcatcagctgtacgtcctgctcgtctcgacccttaatttctttaaaaaaatactagttCGCGTGATGATTCCTTGTTCCGCGCATGTCAGAGTCATCTTATTTGCGAACATGAATCCGTTTAACTTGAAAGCAATAAGCCGTTAGTTTGTAAGTACAGTGCGCAAACACAGCTAGCTTTTCTTACATATAAGGTAAAACTTTGTTTGTGCGAGCGGCTTATACGGTGAGTCACAATATGTCGGGACTGACGTCATAACCGCGGGCTAATTCGGCGAGATGAACTATTCTATACAAACACTAGCCGGTGAGCGGTGACTGGTGAGCATCGCGTCACCTAAACAAGTgcatatattacataaatatatataagagactagttgacccgacagacgatcttctgtatataacaaataaaataatgttttttatgactttgtcagtaatatatcataacatcaagaattatttcgtaaaatatgctccctgttgttgtaataaaattgttttacagcagaactgtcaaaccgtgcgtcaataaattctctcatagaaaatatgtccatacaaaacaaatatcggacgacgggggccacatcaaaggaaaacaaaattgttgttttcatttaattccgaacactttcatatttattcaccttttaaaccttccccggacttccacaaataattcaagaccaaaattagccaaatcggtccagccgttctcgatttttagcgagacttacgaacagcaattgaaattgaaatttttgtGGGAATATttctttcgccgagtagaggtcaacTAAAAGAAccgattttacgaaattccacccgcaggagttgttttttttttattatgaacagaacaacgcctgtcgggtcagctagtattacatcATTTAAAATATCTTGTTAACAAGGAAATTTGTAGAAAATCAATCTGTAAACGAATTATTTTCTCTATTCTTGCCATAAAATACTGTCAAAAtgtcaaagaaataaaatttgaaattcaaaaatattaagggtcacgaaatcaaaataaaaactattctgtTTCAAtttggatcaaactgcacacaGTGTGCACAGTTTGATTATAATCCGTACAGTTGTTTAGGTGTCCGTCGCGGACAAACGAAGTGACACGAAATGTTTATAGAAAAAGATTGTAAAGAGATAAAGTTTGTGATTATATGAggtttctttttataataataagggaccagacgaacATCACGTAACGTAAATTATGTCCCAATAACATTATTATCCCATATGTCCCAATAACAGTACAAGAatcatgtaataaattattgtataaaatttaaaaaccaaaacCATTACCTACATAATAACCGGTAAGGAAttatcaaaagaaaataaaaaactatcaaAATCATTTATACCATATGAAGTTTTGAATTTGCCGCCTATTGCTAGGTTCAGCTTTCGTTAGCAAGGCATACGTAAAATTTGCGAATTACATCAATTAATTTACGTACACAGACATCACTGTTAGGCTGCTTTTCCACCAGAGATGTGCGAGGATGTGTAGCGAGGGATTTGTTTGTTAAGAACCAATACTATCGCTTCATTTACCTCGCCTCGGTCAGCACAGCTCTGGTGGAAACGGCTCAGCGGCGCTAGATTTTCGCGTATAGGAAACAAGCGAGAGATCTGTGCGAGGGATGTGTGCGAGGGAAGTGTGCAACGGATGTGTTGCGAGATTTGCGACATACTGTACCAGCCAGCATACAATGCGCACCCCCGTCGACACATTTTCACAGCACAGCTAGACATCCTCGCACGACACATTTCCCTCGCACATCTCTGGTGGAACCGCCGCCTTAGGCTGAGAGCTATTgaacgtacttagactttgctcagacttcactctcagctaagttttacgtaagtaaagtctaaataCTCTCTATTAATCTCAGCCCTATaagtacaaccaagctgtggaatgagcttcctgtgcggtgtttacaggatgatacgacatggataccttactaaaaggccggcaacgctcctgtaactCCTCtgccgtgatcacttaacgtcaggtgacccgtacgctcgtttgtccttctcttctataaaaaatacttactttttcaATGGAATTGAAACATGCCTGAGTCAACCATTTCATGTTACTGATATATTATGTCACTATTAGAAATAACTTATAGGTTACCTAGCCCTTCTTAAGTATGAGGTGACGTAATAACGTAATAAATTTtacacacataataatataataacattatgggAAAATGCCTGATGTAATAGTTCAGCCCATGAATATGTTTCAAGTAGACTTGAGTATAATTTATCTCTGTTACACTCTATTAGGCAGACAGAGACAACAATATCAAATGTAGAGTACCTACTGTCTAGGTATGTTCATTTTGATGTTTGTCGGCTAATAAACTGTACATCGGacgcattgacgtacaatagaCAACTAGACTCctaatcgcctattaaaaggtcataaaaaaatgtccgagcggcgttgtatatacgtatacaatAACTTGTACAGATAACATTCAAACATTtgttcaaattaacaccttatttcgtggcaatAATGTTCAGTCTATTGTAGACGCTTATAAGGACCTCATTGTTATGGTGCGATCGGTATCGTGTGATGGTAGTCGGGGATGTATTTTCTTTTAGCAAAATGAtgaaaaacgtcaagttagttaatTTAAACGAGCACTAACCTGAATTGGGACACTCGAACCGTTTAAGTTTGAATAATATGCGATTATTTGGACAGATTTTCACTTAACActatcattgcgtggcgttatattcaaagcgcggtcgaaacacaactgaacgcaAACTCTGcgtaatagacgcgtaggcagtaTTTCGCTTCAGACAATGCAcatgattgtgagtctagttgtttattgtacatgAATAATTGGATGGAGCAATTTCTATTCTAAAATTCactgtaatatttttacaaaattatcataTATAAGAAGAATTTCGCCTCCATGTTTCATTGTAGAAATTAATCATTCCAATTCATATAGTTTTGtagagaaataaaaatatatttatttaccttaaaccttaccctatggtaaataaatataattctattttattctacCATAGGGagtaacaataacataacatattgcaacaaaaaTTGATATACGTCGTGAAGCTACAcgagttcgtaaaggggctttcataaggggagaagaactgataagaaactcccatcACATCTTTtaacgaccgttttcaataacctatccatCCTTAGttaacaaatctatccttttacgcttactaacatttcaataacttatcgacATAAATCATTGGACATaattatggatagataagatcttgtcatttaacCGTAATagtaatgtatccgtaactagagatacgttattgaaaacggccgttaatcataTAACAGTATttgcagaaccagacaagaaccatgcctCATTACCCTCTATATTTTTCACCTTGTAATGTTTATCTTactgaatatttaaaaataatctgtgGTTAACGGTGCTGGTGGCACATTTAGTATTACTTAATAATGTACTTTAGTTAGTACGATCTAATGTTTCACTGTATGTTTACccccataaataaattaaaaagttaaaaaaaacctactatactatagtaagcctactcaaaagttatttaattataatcaaataGTCTTTACTATCTAGAATCACTGCTGGAAGGTATGTGAGAACTGTTTTTATAAGATGCATTGCCCCCACACTGCTTAACGGAGGGTGTGATGTGCATATGTCACCCTGACCTCTGCACATTCAATTAACTCGAGTATATTAAGGACTTTACTAAGACATATTATTCAGTTTCCATTTTTTGTATCAAATGAAAATCTACTCCAAGTTTGTGAATATGTTTATACTTTTCAACAAGATTTTAACAACAATTTTATAAGAGGGGCAAAAACTTACCCTTGCATAGTGCATATCTCTCTCTGCTGTGGCTGCGGCAAGTTTCTCCGATGTCTCGTGCAGCGCCGCTCTAGCAGCAATGAGATCTCGAGAGCGCGCCTCCCGTTCGGCCGCCGCTGACCGCGCGGCACTCTCAGCAGTTGCTGTCTCCGCGCTTGCTGCTAATCGTGCTGCACGCTCCTGCTCCAATGCGGCTTGGAGACCAATGACCTGAGGAGTGGTCATCAATGTTCagcaaaataatatacaatgacGCCTCTCCTGCAGATATTGACGTCTTCACGTTGCCAGTCCTGACAAACTCCACAATGTGGCCTAGACGAAGGTAACGTGGATCATCTATTCTTCAATTGTCCCTTAACACAACcttctttatacaattttatacctgcTGAAGTAccccgcccaacttcctttaaatgtctcctctccctagttttcactcctattgtatatatatattaaaataaataagattaagttgtaagaacttatattaaataatttaagtaattatatttgtgtatgtcctttatagtcctaacagcatgtataattgtttcaggtataacaaaataaaacttgtttcaatcttaagcaccaatcactaccattaaaattagtaaaagaattctctaagcttggtggtctaccttaacgtgatattggcaaacttgtggtataccttccacaggagccatagtaggaagaatagaatagaatagacaaACTCCACTGGCTTTAGCCACTTGCATGAACCCGTAAATGAAAGATCTAATTTGTACCCATTACCTTTCCTAATGGGTTGTGGGCTAGGTGaattttcgatgttttcacagatgtcacagtctatctaaatGTATAATCAATGATCTAAGTAAAAAACAAATCTCTGATCTCGCCCTGAACACTGAGCagagccctctccattgcatTCAGAGTGACTTTTTGTTTTCATTGTTTTGCCCACTAAAATGTTATTCTTGTGGATAATTGATATGGCGAGATAGGCAATTGGTTGGTCCATGGGTAATGCTTGCTGCATATGCTGTGTGGGGTGACTGGTTGATACTACCATTAATGGctcacattaaattatttttttccataTTATCGAGCTGTTTCCATATATTGAGTATTTGTATGATTTGACAggttatttttgtaattgtgTTCCTACCTATGTACACACGTATAAATCTtatctaaattttatataatgtatgtagGTTGGTGCTCTTCCTATTTAACTCAATATCGTTTATAACCAATTTCTAGTAAGGcaaattgtttgttttaacTAAATAGCCTAGCCAatcatataaaatgaaaatcccaaaaattctgatcggcactacaattacgctcttCACCTCgagacgtaagatgtcaagtctcatttggccagtaatttcactagctatggcacccttcagaccaaaaccaTAATGTTCACATTAGTAGTagtcattttataaatattttgggatGGTAAACAGCTATATTATGGTATGAGACCATTGGCAAGCCTTCGGTTGAGCTAATAAAACATGCCACATAATGAGATGCATACAATCATTTGACAActagataaattataatattttcttacttTTTCACTTTCTTGTCTGTTTTCCCCCTCCAGCTTCTGCAGGCACTGCTGCATTTGCCTGTAGTCCACGCTTAACATTGACATCTGTCTGTCTTTCTCTTGTGAAGCCGCTTCAGCTCTCTGTCGACCAGTTTTTTCCTCATTCAATTTGGCTTGTAgtgctattaaatattaaaatatattatatttcaaaattacatatatattatgaatagtTATTCAATTCAACAAGAAGCccttgccccctcttatataaaaaagcaaaCACCAATAAGCTATTATTATGGTTCTAAGAATTCTAAGCattaataaatgatatataACATAGCTAAATACACAATACCTGCCAATAATTTCTCCAATGTTCCTGAggcatgcaaaacaaatatgataaaaatttatgtttaaatgATGTAGGCATTAGCACAGTCCTATTGCAATGAATGGATTTAGCATTACTTTGGTTAAAATGGGTAACAAGTAAATGATGTTCGGTATGCCTCACCTTTGACTAATTCCAAGTTAGCTTCCTGCTTCGAAAGCAATTGAGATCTCTGGGTTTCTTGATGTGCTCGTACCTCCTGCTGGTACATATGTTGGGTTGTCCTTAAATCATGACTCAATGATGCACATTCCTTCTCTAAGGAAGAAACATGATCAGAGAGCTGCCTATTGTCAGCTATAATTTGGTTCAATCTTGCTGTTGATCTTTCTAATTCAGCATGTGCAGTATTAAGCCTACTAGTGGCTTCAGCTACTGAAGCCTCTGAACGCTGTTTAGCTGCCTTCATTAAACCTAATTCCTCAGATAAAACACTACACTCTCTTTCTAAAGCATCTCGTTGTGCTCTTAAGCTGGCCATTGTGCCATCACTAGCTGCTGCAGCAGCAGCCTGGGCAGCACTTAATTCTGCAGCTTGTTTTCTGGATTTTGCTGCTGCTTCAGATTCTTGTTTCAACTTCTCTCTCATCTCAATCAACTGTTTTTCAAGAGCATtgatattttcattataaatgtGTAGATTGTTCATTTCTTTTGCTCTTTTACTTTGTTCTTCTTCAAAGCGTCGTTTTGCTTCTGTATAATTGATTTCAGCCTTTCTTCTAGCTTCGGCTTCTATTTCAGCTTTCCTCTGAATTTCTTTCAAGTCATGTTTTAGTAAGGCTAGTTCTTTATCTGTGTCCGTAATTATCTTTTTGTTCCTGGCTTCCCTCTGTGATAAGTCCTCTAATTGGTTACAGAGCATGACTTGCCTGTCCTCAAGTTTTCTTCTTGAATCTCTTTCTCTTTCCAATAGCTTTTCTAATTGCAGAATAGCTTCCGATCCAACATTATTGACATGATTATTGGATATAGTATCTACAACATCAGATGGTTTGATTCTGCCACCACATAAAATATAGTCACCATTATATGTAAACCCTACAAAAGGTAAATGGTTTCCAACAAATGCCTTTGGCACGGGGAATAATTCATCTAATGCATCAGATTTCTCTATATCATCAAAGTTTCTTGTGTCATCATCACCAGACAGCTCCGGCACTACCGGTGGTACCGAGTCTCTCAGATTCTCAAAACTCCATTGATCATTTACAAAGAATGgatgttgttttatttcatcTACACTATTTTTACCCAATCTCTTTGTTCTTTCTGTGAGCAAACCTCTAATCAAAGACTTAGCATCTTTTGATATATCTATGTCCTCTGGGAATTGTAATGAATTTCTGTGATCCATAATTTTTCCATAAGTACCAACTAAGCTGTCTGCATAAAATGGGGGATCTCCTATCaacatttcatataaaaatatacccaCAGCCCACCAGTCACATTCTCGGCCATAAACTCCCTCTCCATTCTGTGATTGTAGCACTTCAGGAGAAATGTAGTCTGGAGTGCCCACGGCATTGCTAGCTCGGACTAATCCATCTGGACCCATTCTCATACATGTGCCAAAATCAGCTAGTTTCAAGTGGCCATACTTATCTATCAACATATTGTCTGGCTTCACATCTCTATGTACAAAACCCATACCATGTATTACATCTAATGCAAGAACTATTtccattgtataaaattttgcCCATTTTTCTGGTATATCATAGTTGGACATAAGGCTAACTAAATCTCCTCCAGGCATATAGTCCATTACCATGTAAAGATATTTATGATCTTGAAAAGCAAAGTGAAGCTTAAGGATCCATTCAGAGTTAGCATGGGCCATTATGTGTCTCTCTTCCCAAAAAAATGTGGAGTCTGACCTCTTGATCATTTCCACTTTACTTAAAAGTTTCATAGCATACACATGATGTGTTGATTTATGCCTGACAAGTTGTACTTCACCAAATGCACCACGACCAATTACTTTAATAAGGTCAAAATCAGCTGCTTTCAACCGTAGATCTACTATTTCTGAAGCAAATTGCTCATCTGAAAcaattatatgtattatgtacattatgcatttaaaattacattatttttattaattattgacacttaatgtttgttttaattgaagttgacagttcatgatattattgtttattggtAAGTACaattactaataaaattgtTGTATTCCCATCGCTTATCCCAGTACTAGAGTATAAGACCAGTTTATTTGGAATACCTACATCTACTGGTATACGCTTCGACATTTTTCATACGTCTTATGGCCGGGTGATCACAATCGGACACAAGAGCTGTGACGGTATCCAGCAAGCAGTCCACGTTTCCACTGGAACGAGGGTCACACAATTTCTCCTCCAATAAACGTAGTCGTCGCAAACGTTCCTCATCTTTCACAGTCCCCATCGTGAATACGGATTCTGACCCTTTCGTTCACAAAACACCACCGCACATTCTCCAGATCGTTACTCTGGATGGAAACACTATTCGCATAACGGCACATCAACAATCAAATTGTCTCTTTTCTTTCGAGG
Protein-coding sequences here:
- the LOC126969200 gene encoding rho-associated protein kinase 2, coding for MGTVKDEERLRRLRLLEEKLCDPRSSGNVDCLLDTVTALVSDCDHPAIRRMKNVEAYTSRYEQFASEIVDLRLKAADFDLIKVIGRGAFGEVQLVRHKSTHHVYAMKLLSKVEMIKRSDSTFFWEERHIMAHANSEWILKLHFAFQDHKYLYMVMDYMPGGDLVSLMSNYDIPEKWAKFYTMEIVLALDVIHGMGFVHRDVKPDNMLIDKYGHLKLADFGTCMRMGPDGLVRASNAVGTPDYISPEVLQSQNGEGVYGRECDWWAVGIFLYEMLIGDPPFYADSLVGTYGKIMDHRNSLQFPEDIDISKDAKSLIRGLLTERTKRLGKNSVDEIKQHPFFVNDQWSFENLRDSVPPVVPELSGDDDTRNFDDIEKSDALDELFPVPKAFVGNHLPFVGFTYNGDYILCGGRIKPSDVVDTISNNHVNNVGSEAILQLEKLLERERDSRRKLEDRQVMLCNQLEDLSQREARNKKIITDTDKELALLKHDLKEIQRKAEIEAEARRKAEINYTEAKRRFEEEQSKRAKEMNNLHIYNENINALEKQLIEMREKLKQESEAAAKSRKQAAELSAAQAAAAAASDGTMASLRAQRDALERECSVLSEELGLMKAAKQRSEASVAEATSRLNTAHAELERSTARLNQIIADNRQLSDHVSSLEKECASLSHDLRTTQHMYQQEVRAHQETQRSQLLSKQEANLELVKALQAKLNEEKTGRQRAEAASQEKDRQMSMLSVDYRQMQQCLQKLEGENRQESEKVIGLQAALEQERAARLAASAETATAESAARSAAAEREARSRDLIAARAALHETSEKLAAATAERDMHYARSEELRSQLESEQHYCVMYRTQANEARAQLDESARATRDLEQERASLMHQLQLAIARADSEAIARSIAEETVGELEKEKTIKDLEMREALAQHRSELSARDALVQGLRDRDHENRATIDLQRKEVDELRRSGTALAERVATLQRLQEEVDRLNKKLNSEIMLKQQAVNKLAEIMNRKDMNPASTKNKSKMSVRKDKDYRKLQQELTREKEKSDQHISKLQRDLQESQQQLLEEQQTRLRLAMEVDSKDAEIEQLKEKLAALTSETASQSSADAEDGETEQTLEGWLSVPFKQNIRRHGWKKQYVVVSSKKIIFYNTENDKQNTTDPIMILDLSKVFHVRSVTQGDVIRADAKDIPRIFQLLYAGEGEARLEQPADGAESAGNTVQHKGHDLVSITYHIPTACEVCTRPLWHMFRPPHALECRRCRMKIHAEHVTDGEGVAACKLHADRARELLLLAGGAQEQRRWVARLARRVQRYGYRAAQAHDHNKLSPRDSMRSNLKIAYMNASHRSSTLPANASLPRQ